A stretch of the Nitratireductor thuwali genome encodes the following:
- the glmM gene encoding phosphoglucosamine mutase — MSKKYFGTDGIRGRANRFPMTAEVAMKVGMAAGLSFQNGNHRHRVVLGKDTRLSGYMIENALVAGFCAAGMDVFLLGPIPTPAVAMLVRSLRADIGVMISASHNPFQDNGIKLFGPDGYKLSDKIEGRIEAMLDKEVELALADSNMLGRAKRVDGVHDRYIEFAKRTLPRSMSLSGLRIVVDCANGAAYKVAPAALWELGAEVVAIHDEPNGLNINEDCGSTSPLSLAKKVHEVRADIGIALDGDADRVVIVDENGSVVDGDQIMALIAQSWHESSRLSGGGVVATVMSNLGLERFLGDRGLALHRTKVGDRYVVEHMRAHGLNIGGEQSGHVIMSDFSTSGDGLVTALQVLACIKRQNKPASEVCRKFEPVPQVLKNVRTSGGRPLESEPVKAAISDAQSKLGDSGRLVIRPSGTEPLIRVMAEGDNPDLVERVVDDIIGAISDQRSAA; from the coding sequence ATGTCGAAAAAATATTTTGGAACCGACGGTATTCGAGGTCGGGCCAACAGATTTCCGATGACCGCCGAGGTCGCCATGAAAGTGGGCATGGCGGCCGGACTTTCCTTCCAGAACGGAAATCATCGTCATCGCGTGGTGCTGGGCAAGGATACGCGCCTTTCCGGCTATATGATCGAGAACGCGCTGGTTGCGGGCTTTTGCGCGGCGGGCATGGATGTGTTCCTGCTCGGCCCCATCCCGACGCCGGCCGTGGCCATGCTGGTGCGCTCGCTGCGCGCCGATATAGGCGTGATGATCTCGGCTTCGCACAACCCGTTCCAGGACAACGGCATCAAGCTGTTCGGGCCCGACGGCTACAAGCTTTCCGACAAGATCGAAGGCCGCATCGAGGCGATGCTCGACAAGGAAGTCGAGCTGGCGCTGGCCGACTCCAACATGCTGGGCCGGGCCAAGCGCGTCGACGGCGTCCACGACCGCTATATCGAATTCGCCAAGCGCACCCTGCCTCGCTCCATGTCGCTGTCCGGTTTGCGCATCGTGGTCGATTGCGCCAATGGCGCGGCCTACAAGGTGGCTCCTGCCGCGCTGTGGGAGCTCGGCGCGGAAGTGGTGGCGATCCATGACGAACCCAACGGCCTCAACATCAACGAGGATTGCGGCTCCACCAGCCCGCTCAGCCTGGCAAAGAAAGTGCACGAGGTGCGCGCTGACATAGGCATCGCGCTCGATGGCGACGCGGACCGGGTGGTCATCGTGGACGAGAACGGCAGTGTCGTCGACGGCGATCAGATCATGGCGCTGATCGCCCAGTCGTGGCACGAGAGCAGCCGGCTTTCGGGCGGCGGCGTCGTCGCCACGGTGATGTCCAATCTCGGCCTCGAGCGTTTCCTCGGAGACCGGGGCCTGGCGTTGCATCGCACCAAGGTCGGCGACCGCTACGTGGTGGAACATATGCGCGCCCACGGCCTCAATATCGGCGGCGAGCAGTCTGGCCATGTCATCATGTCGGATTTCTCGACCTCGGGCGACGGCTTGGTGACGGCCCTTCAGGTGCTTGCCTGCATCAAGCGGCAGAACAAGCCGGCCAGCGAGGTGTGCCGCAAGTTTGAGCCGGTGCCGCAGGTCCTGAAGAACGTCCGCACTTCCGGCGGCAGGCCGCTGGAGAGCGAACCGGTCAAGGCCGCGATCTCGGACGCCCAGTCGAAGCTCGGCGACAGCGGCCGGCTGGTCATCCGGCCCTCAGGCACCGAACCGCTCATCCGGGTCATGGCGGAGGGCGACAATCCCGATCTCGTCGAGCGGGTGGTGGACGACATCATCGGCGCCATCTCGGACCAACGCAGCGCGGCCTGA
- the ftsH gene encoding ATP-dependent zinc metalloprotease FtsH has protein sequence MNPNYRNFALWAIIAVLLIALFNLFQAPQQRGATRDIAYSQFLQELSEGRVESVTITGERITGTYVDNRTPFQTYSPGDPSLVDRLEQRGVTINAKPETDGSNSILGYFISWLPMILILAVWIFFMRQMQSGSGRAMGFGKSKAKLLTEAHGRVTFQDVAGVDEAKEDLEEIVEFLRDPQKFQRLGGKIPRGVLLVGPPGTGKTLLARSVAGEANVPFFTISGSDFVEMFVGVGASRVRDMFEQAKKNAPCIIFIDEIDAVGRHRGAGLGGGNDEREQTLNQLLVEMDGFEANEGIILIAATNRPDVLDPALLRPGRFDRQVVVPNPDVAGREKILKVHVRNVPLAPNVDLKVVARGTPGFSGADLANLVNEAALMAARRNKRLVTMAEFEDAKDKVMMGAERRSHAMTQEEKELTAFHEAGHAIVALEVPKADPLHKATIIPRGRALGMVMQLPEGDRYSMSYKWMISRLAIMMGGRVAEELKFGKENITSGAASDIEQATKLARAMVTQWGFSDELGQVAYGENQEEVFLGHSVARQQNMSQETQKKIDSEVRRLIDEAYATARNILTTKNKEWVAIAEGLLEYETLSGEEIKAIMRGEKPSRDMGDDTPPSRGSTVPKAGVRKEGKKGGEEPDAGMEPQPQS, from the coding sequence ATGAATCCGAATTATAGAAATTTCGCGCTGTGGGCGATTATCGCGGTTCTCCTCATCGCGCTGTTCAACCTGTTCCAGGCGCCGCAGCAGCGGGGAGCCACGCGCGACATCGCCTATTCGCAGTTCCTGCAGGAGCTGTCGGAGGGGCGCGTCGAGAGCGTCACCATCACCGGCGAACGCATCACCGGCACCTATGTTGACAACCGGACCCCGTTTCAGACTTATTCCCCCGGCGATCCATCGCTGGTCGATCGGCTGGAGCAGCGCGGCGTGACGATCAACGCCAAGCCGGAGACGGACGGCTCCAACTCCATCCTGGGCTACTTCATCTCCTGGCTGCCGATGATCCTGATCCTGGCGGTGTGGATATTCTTCATGCGGCAGATGCAGTCGGGCTCCGGCCGGGCAATGGGTTTCGGCAAGTCCAAGGCGAAGCTTCTGACCGAAGCGCATGGCCGCGTCACCTTCCAGGACGTGGCGGGCGTCGACGAGGCCAAGGAAGACCTGGAAGAAATCGTCGAGTTTCTGCGCGATCCTCAGAAGTTCCAGCGGCTGGGCGGGAAGATCCCGCGCGGCGTGCTGCTCGTCGGCCCTCCAGGAACCGGTAAGACGCTGCTGGCGCGCTCCGTCGCGGGTGAGGCCAACGTGCCTTTCTTCACCATTTCGGGCTCCGACTTCGTCGAGATGTTCGTCGGTGTCGGCGCTTCGCGCGTGCGCGACATGTTCGAGCAGGCGAAGAAGAATGCGCCCTGCATCATCTTCATCGACGAAATCGACGCCGTCGGCCGCCATCGTGGCGCCGGGCTCGGCGGCGGCAATGACGAGCGCGAGCAGACGCTGAACCAGCTTCTGGTCGAGATGGACGGTTTCGAAGCGAACGAGGGCATCATCCTGATCGCCGCCACCAACCGCCCCGACGTGCTGGATCCGGCGCTGCTGCGTCCCGGCCGCTTCGACCGGCAGGTGGTGGTGCCGAACCCGGACGTCGCCGGGCGCGAGAAGATCCTCAAGGTGCATGTGCGCAATGTGCCGCTGGCGCCCAATGTCGATCTCAAGGTCGTGGCGCGCGGCACGCCGGGCTTTTCCGGTGCCGATCTCGCCAACCTGGTCAATGAGGCGGCGCTCATGGCGGCGCGGCGCAACAAGCGTCTGGTCACCATGGCGGAGTTCGAGGACGCCAAGGACAAGGTGATGATGGGCGCCGAGCGGCGCTCGCACGCTATGACCCAGGAGGAGAAGGAACTGACCGCCTTCCATGAGGCCGGACACGCCATCGTGGCGCTGGAAGTGCCGAAGGCCGATCCCCTGCACAAGGCGACGATCATCCCGCGCGGCCGGGCGCTAGGCATGGTCATGCAGTTGCCGGAGGGCGACCGCTACTCCATGAGCTACAAATGGATGATCTCGCGGCTTGCCATCATGATGGGCGGGCGTGTTGCCGAGGAGCTGAAGTTCGGCAAGGAGAACATCACCTCCGGCGCCGCTTCGGACATCGAGCAGGCGACCAAGCTCGCCCGCGCCATGGTGACCCAATGGGGCTTTTCCGACGAGCTCGGCCAGGTCGCCTATGGGGAAAACCAGGAAGAGGTCTTCCTGGGGCATTCAGTGGCACGCCAGCAGAACATGTCGCAGGAGACACAGAAGAAGATCGACAGCGAGGTTCGCCGGCTGATCGACGAGGCCTATGCCACCGCGCGCAACATCCTGACCACCAAGAACAAGGAGTGGGTTGCCATCGCCGAGGGGCTCTTGGAGTACGAGACGCTGTCCGGCGAGGAGATCAAGGCGATCATGCGCGGCGAGAAGCCTTCGCGCGACATGGGCGACGACACGCCGCCCTCTCGTGGCTCAACCGTGCCGAAGGCCGGTGTGCGCAAGGAAGGCAAGAAGGGCGGCGAAGAGCCCGATGCCGGCATGGAGCCTCAGCCGCAAAGCTGA
- the tilS gene encoding tRNA lysidine(34) synthetase TilS → MLTADMAELRSVFSHIDFSGRNRIVVAVSGGGDSLALLFLLKQFLDDRGGLPRPTAVTVDHGLRPEAAAEAQAVAGLCRRLGVLHRTMRWQGTKPSTGLAAAAREARQALLAEAASDLGTDIVLTGHTADDQAETLAMRLARGGGLGEAGIAPATLRENVTWFVRPLLRVRRQVLRDFLRGLGVSWFDDPSNVDPLSERVRVRQSLADLEIIRLTEKASAAAREREMLGERAARLMSEHGRLPAPGLIEIDAQALHAADADVAGYTLRILLAVAGGTAHLPPADRTASLLASLREEGTRSSLSRAVAARVGGSLYFHRERRGLPNLALGSPDRPASQCRLWDGRYRICWREPVEGLCIGPDGGAGPGLGAEEARRAPRWLALAARAAQPAVWRGDRYLGPAGEWGIELEPVAGPWAHLVPCFDLAPARAVLHLLEGANIPCPPWAGHKAA, encoded by the coding sequence TTGCTGACAGCGGACATGGCGGAGCTGCGCTCCGTCTTCTCTCACATCGATTTTTCCGGGCGTAACCGCATCGTCGTCGCGGTTTCCGGCGGCGGCGATTCCCTCGCCCTCCTTTTCCTTCTCAAGCAATTTCTCGACGACCGCGGCGGGCTTCCCCGCCCGACAGCCGTGACAGTGGACCATGGCTTGCGGCCGGAGGCCGCCGCCGAAGCGCAGGCCGTCGCTGGCCTCTGCCGGCGCCTGGGGGTGCTGCACCGGACCATGCGCTGGCAGGGCACGAAGCCGTCTACGGGACTGGCCGCGGCGGCGCGCGAGGCGCGGCAGGCGCTGCTCGCGGAGGCTGCTTCGGACCTCGGCACCGATATCGTGCTCACCGGCCATACGGCCGACGACCAGGCGGAAACACTGGCCATGCGCCTTGCCCGCGGCGGCGGCTTGGGTGAAGCGGGCATTGCGCCGGCCACGCTCCGCGAAAACGTCACATGGTTTGTGCGGCCGCTGCTACGCGTACGGCGGCAGGTGCTACGCGACTTTCTTCGCGGGCTGGGGGTGAGCTGGTTCGACGACCCCAGCAATGTCGATCCCCTGTCCGAGCGGGTGCGGGTTCGCCAATCCCTGGCGGACCTTGAAATCATCCGGTTGACGGAAAAGGCCTCGGCCGCCGCACGCGAGCGGGAAATGCTGGGCGAACGGGCGGCAAGGCTGATGAGCGAGCACGGCAGGCTGCCGGCGCCCGGCCTGATAGAGATCGATGCGCAAGCGCTCCATGCGGCAGACGCGGATGTGGCCGGTTACACGCTGCGGATCCTGCTTGCCGTCGCCGGAGGAACGGCGCATCTGCCGCCTGCCGATCGTACCGCTTCGTTGCTCGCTTCGCTGCGGGAGGAGGGAACGCGCTCAAGCTTGTCACGCGCCGTTGCGGCACGGGTGGGAGGAAGTCTTTATTTTCACCGCGAGAGGCGCGGGCTGCCGAACCTGGCGCTTGGTTCGCCAGACCGGCCCGCCAGCCAGTGCAGATTGTGGGACGGCCGGTATCGCATCTGCTGGCGGGAGCCCGTGGAAGGGCTTTGCATTGGACCGGATGGCGGCGCGGGACCCGGTCTGGGGGCCGAGGAAGCACGCCGCGCACCTCGCTGGCTGGCGCTGGCGGCGCGCGCGGCGCAGCCGGCGGTCTGGCGCGGAGACCGATATCTTGGTCCGGCCGGCGAATGGGGTATCGAACTGGAGCCCGTGGCCGGGCCATGGGCGCATCTGGTTCCCTGCTTCGACCTTGCACCGGCTCGCGCGGTGCTCCATCTGCTGGAGGGAGCGAATATACCGTGCCCGCCATGGGCTGGTCACAAAGCCGCGTAA
- the ybgF gene encoding tol-pal system protein YbgF, giving the protein MFLRTFLSGLAVLPFILVLPPGAAEAASMSRAPAVASAGERLVLAQGDPRINALEEEVRRLNGRVEELNFLILQMEDKLRRMQEDNEFRFQELEGARSEAGGAPAGESARNGETSGDAGQGRTAETAEPNGSVEERGAPPQTLGTITFDENGNIVTSGTEEPMDLLPENETTAGGGGEQTAALPSSDDPDELYRNAYEFVLAGDYATAESGFRRYIERFPGGERAADASFWLGEALLGQGRHREAAEVFLQANREHPSSAKAPEMLLKLGISLAALDQQDVACATFAEIGQRYPQVSDALRQRVQQERTVAGC; this is encoded by the coding sequence ATGTTTCTTAGAACATTTTTGAGCGGCCTCGCCGTTCTCCCCTTCATTCTTGTTCTGCCGCCAGGGGCGGCGGAAGCCGCATCCATGTCGCGCGCGCCGGCCGTTGCCAGCGCCGGTGAGCGGCTCGTCCTCGCCCAGGGCGATCCCCGGATCAATGCTCTGGAAGAGGAAGTGCGCCGTCTCAACGGTCGCGTCGAGGAACTCAATTTCCTTATCCTGCAGATGGAAGACAAGCTGCGGCGCATGCAGGAGGACAACGAGTTCCGTTTCCAGGAACTCGAAGGAGCAAGGTCGGAGGCTGGCGGCGCGCCTGCGGGCGAGAGCGCCCGGAACGGCGAGACGTCCGGCGATGCCGGGCAGGGGCGCACAGCCGAGACAGCCGAGCCGAACGGGTCGGTCGAGGAGCGCGGTGCTCCGCCGCAGACACTTGGCACCATCACTTTCGATGAGAACGGGAACATCGTTACCAGCGGCACGGAAGAGCCGATGGACCTGTTGCCGGAGAACGAGACGACGGCCGGTGGGGGCGGCGAGCAGACGGCGGCGCTGCCCAGCTCCGACGATCCCGACGAGCTTTACCGCAACGCCTACGAATTCGTTCTGGCCGGCGACTACGCCACCGCCGAAAGCGGCTTCCGCCGGTATATCGAGCGCTTCCCCGGTGGAGAACGCGCGGCGGATGCGAGTTTCTGGCTCGGCGAGGCCCTGCTCGGCCAGGGCCGTCATCGTGAAGCGGCGGAGGTCTTTCTCCAGGCCAACCGGGAGCACCCGTCCTCGGCCAAGGCGCCGGAGATGCTTCTGAAGCTGGGCATCTCCCTTGCCGCCCTCGACCAGCAGGACGTCGCCTGCGCAACGTTTGCCGAGATCGGCCAGCGCTACCCACAGGTTTCCGATGCGCTGAGGCAGCGGGTTCAACAGGAACGGACCGTGGCCGGTTGCTGA
- the pal gene encoding peptidoglycan-associated lipoprotein Pal yields MRRIAALTRNPVAIALLAALAVAGCRSQQQVPNNAADLGLGAGASAATPGSKQEFTVSIGDRIFFDTDSSVIRADAQATLTRQAQWLNKYPSYSITIEGHADERGTREYNLALGARRAAAARDYLTTRGVAANRINTISYGKERPVATCDDISCWSQNRRAVTLLNGAGS; encoded by the coding sequence ATGCGCCGTATCGCAGCCCTGACGAGAAACCCGGTCGCAATCGCGCTTCTGGCCGCCTTGGCCGTAGCAGGCTGCCGGTCGCAGCAGCAAGTTCCAAACAATGCGGCCGATCTGGGCCTTGGCGCCGGAGCCAGCGCGGCGACACCGGGATCCAAGCAGGAATTCACGGTCAGCATCGGCGACCGCATTTTCTTCGACACCGACTCGTCCGTCATCCGCGCCGATGCGCAGGCGACGCTGACCCGTCAGGCGCAGTGGCTCAACAAGTATCCAAGTTACTCCATCACTATCGAAGGACATGCAGACGAGCGCGGCACCCGCGAATACAACCTCGCGCTGGGCGCGCGGCGCGCGGCAGCGGCTCGTGACTACCTGACCACACGGGGCGTAGCGGCCAATCGCATCAACACCATCTCCTATGGCAAGGAACGGCCGGTCGCCACCTGTGACGACATCTCCTGCTGGTCGCAGAACCGCCGCGCGGTCACGCTGCTCAACGGCGCGGGAAGCTGA
- the tolB gene encoding Tol-Pal system beta propeller repeat protein TolB, with product MQKYLNATLALMFLATIAGMAVTPARALVEIDVNKGVVEPLPIAITDFLSGDNMGAEISGVIAADLRRSGLFAPIDKAAFIEKISNPDVAPRFEDWKVINAQAIVTGRVTEEPDGRLRAEFRLWDTFAGEQLVGEQFFANKQNWRRVAHIIADAIYKQITGEMGYFDSRIVFVDESGTKQNRIKKLAIMDQDGANLEYLSRANSPNTLVMTPRFSPSPQSREITYMSYESGQPQVYLLQLETGQRELVGDFPGMTFAPRFTPNGDKVIMSLLRQDGNSNIFTMDLRTRSTARLTETNAIDTSPSYSPDGSQIVFTSDRGGRAQIYVMNADGSNQHRISFGDGSYSTPVWSPRGDLIAFTKQSGGEFQIGVMRTDGSGERILTSGYHREGPTWSPNGRVIMYFREDAGSGGPKLYTIDLTGRNEQQVPTPNFASDPAWSPLLQ from the coding sequence ATGCAGAAATATCTCAACGCGACCCTGGCCTTGATGTTCCTGGCCACGATCGCGGGCATGGCCGTCACGCCGGCCCGCGCCTTGGTGGAGATCGATGTCAACAAGGGCGTCGTCGAGCCGCTGCCCATCGCGATCACCGACTTTCTCTCCGGTGACAATATGGGAGCGGAGATTTCCGGCGTGATCGCGGCCGACCTGCGCCGTTCGGGCCTGTTCGCGCCCATCGACAAGGCCGCCTTCATAGAAAAAATCTCCAATCCGGACGTGGCGCCGCGCTTCGAGGACTGGAAGGTGATCAATGCGCAGGCAATCGTCACCGGCCGTGTCACCGAGGAGCCCGACGGCCGGCTGCGCGCGGAGTTCCGCCTGTGGGACACTTTCGCCGGCGAACAGCTTGTCGGCGAGCAGTTCTTCGCGAACAAGCAGAACTGGCGGCGCGTCGCCCATATCATCGCCGATGCGATCTACAAGCAGATCACCGGCGAAATGGGCTATTTCGACAGCCGCATCGTGTTCGTGGACGAGTCCGGCACCAAGCAGAACCGGATCAAGAAGCTGGCCATCATGGATCAGGATGGCGCCAATCTCGAATATCTGTCGCGGGCGAATTCGCCCAACACGCTGGTCATGACGCCGCGCTTTTCGCCATCCCCGCAGTCGCGCGAGATCACCTACATGTCCTATGAGAGCGGCCAGCCTCAGGTCTATCTGCTGCAGCTTGAAACCGGTCAGCGCGAGCTGGTCGGCGACTTCCCCGGCATGACCTTCGCCCCGCGCTTTACGCCCAACGGCGACAAGGTGATCATGAGCCTCCTGCGCCAGGACGGGAACTCCAATATCTTCACGATGGACCTGCGCACGCGCAGTACGGCGCGGCTGACGGAGACGAATGCCATCGACACCTCGCCCTCCTATTCACCCGACGGCAGCCAGATCGTCTTTACCTCTGACCGTGGTGGCCGCGCGCAGATCTATGTCATGAACGCCGACGGCTCCAACCAGCACCGCATCTCGTTCGGCGACGGCAGCTATTCGACACCGGTGTGGTCGCCGCGGGGCGATCTCATCGCCTTTACCAAGCAGAGCGGCGGCGAGTTCCAGATCGGCGTGATGCGGACCGACGGCAGCGGCGAGCGCATCCTGACTTCCGGCTACCACCGCGAGGGACCGACATGGTCGCCCAACGGCCGGGTGATCATGTATTTCCGCGAAGATGCCGGGTCCGGCGGTCCCAAGCTCTACACGATCGATCTCACGGGCCGGAACGAGCAGCAGGTGCCAACGCCGAATTTTGCTTCCGATCCCGCCTGGTCGCCACTTTTGCAATGA
- the tolR gene encoding protein TolR, whose product MGMSVGSQRGGNGGRRRGRRHALMSEINVTPFVDVMLVLLIIFMVAAPLLTVGVPIDLPETQARALNSETQPITVSVNGDGQIYLQETEIPIDEVVAKLQAIAQAGYEERIYVRGDKAADYGTVMRVMARISAAGFRNLGLVTLQEQDS is encoded by the coding sequence ATGGGTATGTCTGTCGGCTCGCAAAGGGGCGGTAACGGGGGCAGGCGGCGCGGCCGCCGCCATGCGCTCATGTCGGAGATCAACGTCACGCCCTTCGTGGACGTGATGCTGGTGTTGCTCATCATCTTCATGGTCGCCGCGCCGCTTCTGACCGTGGGTGTGCCCATCGACCTGCCGGAAACCCAGGCAAGGGCGCTGAATTCGGAAACCCAACCGATAACGGTGTCCGTCAATGGCGACGGCCAGATCTATCTCCAGGAAACCGAAATCCCCATCGACGAGGTGGTGGCCAAGCTGCAGGCGATCGCGCAGGCAGGCTATGAAGAGCGCATCTATGTGCGGGGCGACAAGGCAGCCGACTACGGCACGGTGATGCGGGTCATGGCGCGCATTTCGGCGGCCGGGTTCCGCAATCTCGGTCTCGTGACGCTGCAGGAACAGGACAGCTGA
- the tolQ gene encoding protein TolQ, with the protein MESVALAAPGSELSIWALFWQAGWVVKLVMIGLLAASIWTWAIIVDKLIAYARMRVALNKFEQVFWSGQSLEELYRSLSERKTSGMGSIFVAAMREWKKSFEKGARSPLGLQTRIDKAMDLAMAREMERLEGKLGFLASIGSSAPFIGLFGTVVGIMTSFQAIAGSKSTNLAVVAPGIAEALLATAMGLLAAIPAVIAYNKLSSDAGKLAARMEGFADEFSAILSRQIDEKVAPRN; encoded by the coding sequence ATGGAAAGCGTAGCGCTCGCCGCGCCCGGTAGCGAATTGTCGATCTGGGCGTTGTTCTGGCAGGCAGGATGGGTGGTCAAGCTGGTGATGATCGGGCTTTTGGCTGCATCCATCTGGACCTGGGCCATCATCGTCGACAAGCTGATCGCCTATGCGCGCATGCGGGTGGCGCTCAACAAGTTCGAGCAGGTCTTCTGGTCGGGACAGTCGCTCGAGGAGCTTTACCGCTCGCTCTCGGAGCGCAAGACGAGCGGCATGGGCTCGATCTTCGTCGCCGCCATGCGCGAGTGGAAGAAGAGCTTCGAGAAGGGCGCCCGCTCGCCGCTCGGGCTGCAGACGCGCATCGACAAGGCCATGGATCTCGCCATGGCCCGCGAGATGGAGCGGCTTGAAGGCAAGCTGGGCTTCCTGGCCTCGATCGGCTCGTCGGCGCCCTTTATCGGCCTGTTCGGTACGGTGGTGGGCATCATGACGTCGTTCCAGGCCATCGCCGGGTCGAAATCAACCAATCTGGCCGTTGTGGCGCCGGGCATCGCCGAGGCGCTGCTGGCGACGGCGATGGGCCTTCTGGCCGCCATTCCCGCCGTTATCGCTTACAACAAGCTGTCATCGGATGCGGGCAAGCTGGCCGCGCGCATGGAGGGCTTTGCGGACGAGTTCTCCGCCATACTCTCGCGGCAAATCGATGAAAAAGTCGCGCCCAGAAATTAG
- the ybgC gene encoding tol-pal system-associated acyl-CoA thioesterase gives MASERDDIDLEAGLSGVLTGEGHRLKARVYFADTDFTGVVYHARYLEFLERGRSDFLRLAGVHHTELADGKHGEILAWVVRRMEIDFRQPARIDDIITVETRVERVSGARIFMAQRLLRDGSVLVEARVEAAIIGSSGKPRRFPKEWLTAFMVEGE, from the coding sequence TTGGCTTCGGAGCGCGACGATATAGATCTTGAGGCCGGCCTGTCGGGCGTGCTGACCGGCGAGGGGCATCGACTGAAGGCCAGGGTCTACTTCGCCGACACGGATTTCACCGGCGTCGTCTATCATGCCCGTTATCTCGAGTTTCTGGAGCGCGGCCGCTCGGACTTCCTGCGCTTGGCGGGGGTGCATCATACGGAGCTTGCAGACGGCAAGCATGGGGAAATCCTCGCTTGGGTCGTGCGCCGCATGGAAATCGACTTTCGACAACCGGCCCGCATAGACGACATCATAACCGTGGAGACGCGCGTCGAGCGCGTTTCCGGGGCACGCATCTTCATGGCTCAAAGGCTGTTGCGTGACGGGTCGGTGCTGGTGGAGGCGCGCGTCGAGGCGGCGATCATCGGGTCTTCCGGTAAGCCGCGGCGATTTCCGAAGGAATGGCTGACCGCTTTCATGGTGGAAGGCGAATAG
- the ruvB gene encoding Holliday junction branch migration DNA helicase RuvB, translated as MSEADRLISADKRGEDVEATMRPQSLDDFVGQRAVRANLKVFVEAARGRGEALDHVLFVGPPGLGKTTLAQIMARELGVNFRSTSGPVIAKAGDLAALLTNLEDRDVLFIDEIHRLNPAVEEILYPAMEDYQLDLIIGEGPAARSVKIDLAKFTLVAATTRLGLLTTPLRDRFGIPVRLEFYTVEELQQIVTRGARILGLPLSPDGAEEIARRARGTPRIAGRLLRRVRDFASVAGADEVTRKVADEALLRLEVDALGLDQLDRRYLSTILENFGGGPVGIETIAASLSEPRDAIEDIIEPYLIQQGFIQRTPRGRVLAARAWKHMGLQPPKELAQAQISLFQGEE; from the coding sequence ATGAGCGAGGCCGATCGCCTCATCTCGGCCGACAAGCGCGGCGAGGACGTGGAAGCGACCATGCGGCCGCAGTCGCTGGACGATTTTGTCGGGCAGAGGGCGGTGCGCGCCAATCTGAAGGTTTTCGTGGAGGCCGCGCGCGGGCGCGGCGAGGCGCTCGACCATGTGCTTTTCGTAGGACCGCCGGGGCTCGGCAAGACGACGCTGGCGCAGATCATGGCGCGGGAGCTCGGCGTAAACTTCCGCTCCACCTCAGGGCCGGTCATCGCCAAGGCGGGCGACTTGGCGGCGCTGCTCACCAATCTCGAGGATCGCGACGTCCTTTTCATCGACGAGATACACCGGCTCAACCCGGCCGTGGAGGAAATCCTTTATCCGGCGATGGAGGACTACCAGCTCGACCTCATCATCGGAGAGGGGCCGGCGGCGCGCTCGGTCAAGATCGACCTTGCCAAATTCACGCTGGTGGCGGCGACCACGCGGCTGGGGCTGCTGACGACGCCGCTCAGGGACCGGTTCGGCATTCCCGTCAGGCTGGAATTCTACACGGTCGAGGAACTGCAGCAGATCGTCACCCGCGGTGCGCGCATCCTGGGTTTGCCACTGTCGCCGGACGGCGCCGAGGAGATTGCCCGCCGGGCGCGGGGCACGCCGCGCATCGCCGGCCGGCTTTTGCGCAGGGTGCGTGATTTCGCTTCCGTGGCCGGCGCGGACGAGGTGACGCGCAAGGTGGCGGACGAGGCACTTTTGCGGCTGGAGGTCGATGCATTGGGGCTGGACCAGCTCGATCGGCGCTATCTGTCGACGATCCTCGAGAACTTTGGCGGTGGGCCGGTCGGCATAGAGACCATCGCCGCTTCGCTGTCGGAGCCGCGCGACGCCATCGAGGACATCATCGAGCCCTATCTTATCCAGCAGGGCTTCATCCAGCGCACGCCGCGCGGACGGGTGCTGGCCGCAAGAGCTTGGAAGCATATGGGCCTACAGCCGCCGAAGGAGCTGGCGCAGGCGCAGATCAGCCTGTTTCAGGGCGAGGAATAG
- a CDS encoding PIN domain-containing protein yields the protein MKRVGIDTNVLLRMVLNDDERQRAAALALGTSLTVERPGFVSLIVLLEFYWSLASRYRQPKEQILATVRKLLRTRTLLFESFDAVVAALERANDRQVDFPDALIAEHYRASGCSHTVTFDKAAARIPGMELLS from the coding sequence GTGAAGCGGGTTGGTATCGACACGAACGTGTTGCTTCGCATGGTCTTGAATGACGACGAGCGGCAACGCGCCGCGGCGCTTGCATTGGGCACGAGCCTTACTGTCGAACGCCCGGGCTTTGTCAGCCTGATCGTTCTCCTGGAATTCTACTGGTCGCTGGCTTCGCGATACCGGCAACCCAAGGAGCAGATATTGGCGACGGTTCGCAAGTTGTTGAGGACAAGGACGCTGCTCTTCGAAAGCTTCGACGCCGTGGTGGCTGCACTGGAGAGGGCGAACGACCGGCAGGTTGATTTTCCCGATGCGCTTATCGCGGAACACTATCGCGCCAGCGGCTGCTCCCACACCGTCACCTTTGACAAGGCAGCCGCTCGCATCCCTGGCATGGAGCTTCTTTCATGA